In Cydia pomonella isolate Wapato2018A chromosome 1, ilCydPomo1, whole genome shotgun sequence, one genomic interval encodes:
- the LOC133529812 gene encoding uncharacterized protein LOC133529812 gives MWGEAGGLSSPRLFNLYINDLLEELSSSGVGCSIDGKFVNNISYADDMVLLCPSVRALQMLVDICERYAAAHGLRYNVKKSEILVFKAGTKKLGAVPPVKLLGIPLNKVTKFKYLGHWVTETLSDDTDIEHFLHLQPMDQLHSKNHQSLRVQYNNAFTAVGAASLVQCVTHVSRGQQGWLYNNTAETCCLPDAQSTREY, from the exons ATGTGGGGTGAGGCAGGGGGACTGTCCTCTCCTCGCCTTTTCAACCTATATATAAACGACCTTCTCGAGGAGCTCAGCAGCTCCGGCGTCGGCTGTTCTATAGATGGAAAGTTTGTTAATAATATCAGTTACGCcgacgacatggtgctgttgTGTCCCTCGGTAAGGGCTCTTCAGATGTTAGTGGATATCTGTGAGAGGTACGCGGCGGCCCATGGACTAAGGTACAAcgttaaaaaaagtgaaattctCGTTTTCAAGGCTGGGACTAAAAAACTGGGAGCAGTCCCACCAGTAAAACTGCTTGGAATCCCCTTGAACAAGGTCACCAAGTTTAAGTACCTTGGTCACTGGGTTACCGAGACCCTCTCCGATGACACAGACATCGAGC ACTTTTTACACCTGCAGCCTATGGACCAACTACACTCGAAAAACCATCAAAGCCTAAGAGTCCAGTACAATAACGCCTTCACTGCTGTTGGGGCTGCCTCGCTGGTGCAGTGCGTCACGCATGTTTCTAGAGGCCAACAGGGATGGCTTTACAACAATACTGCGgaaacgtgttgcctccctgatGCGCAGAGTACGAGAGAGTACTAA